A single window of Nocardia sp. NBC_01327 DNA harbors:
- a CDS encoding SDR family oxidoreductase, whose protein sequence is MTDFSSITGKVVVITGGARGIGLATGKALQALGAKIAIGDIDEVSVKESGAAQGFEVYGRLDVTDQQSFEAFLDEVEKQLGPIDVLINNAGIMPTGRVVDESDQITRRILDINVYGVILGSKLALARMLPRGRGHVINIASLAGETHIPGLATYNASKHAVLGFTDTAREEYRGTGLQFSSVLPTLTKTELGSGVTAPKLLRPAEPEEIADAIAKLIVEPKAKARVTAVAGIIAQVVGLLPQSVGDAIGRALGAQNAFLDDVDSDARKAYEARVRGTGN, encoded by the coding sequence GTGACCGACTTCAGTTCGATCACCGGCAAGGTCGTGGTGATCACCGGCGGTGCGCGCGGCATCGGCCTGGCCACCGGTAAGGCGCTGCAGGCGCTGGGCGCGAAGATCGCCATCGGCGATATCGACGAGGTCAGTGTCAAAGAGTCCGGTGCGGCACAGGGTTTCGAGGTGTACGGCCGCCTCGATGTCACCGATCAGCAGTCCTTCGAGGCGTTCCTCGACGAGGTCGAGAAGCAGCTCGGGCCGATCGATGTGCTCATCAACAATGCGGGGATCATGCCGACCGGGCGGGTGGTGGACGAATCCGATCAGATCACCCGGCGCATTCTCGATATCAATGTGTACGGCGTGATTCTCGGTTCCAAGCTGGCGCTGGCGCGCATGCTGCCGCGCGGGCGCGGGCATGTCATCAATATCGCGTCGCTGGCGGGTGAGACCCATATTCCGGGTCTGGCCACCTACAACGCGAGCAAGCACGCGGTGCTGGGCTTCACCGATACGGCGCGGGAGGAGTACCGGGGCACCGGATTGCAGTTCTCCTCGGTGCTGCCGACGCTTACGAAGACCGAACTGGGATCGGGTGTCACGGCTCCCAAGCTGCTGCGCCCGGCCGAGCCGGAGGAGATCGCGGACGCGATCGCCAAGTTGATCGTGGAACCGAAGGCCAAGGCGCGGGTGACCGCGGTGGCCGGGATCATCGCCCAGGTGGTCGGGCTGCTGCCGCAGTCGGTCGGCGATGCCATCGGGCGGGCGCTGGGTGCGCAGAACGCATTCCTCGACGATGTCGATTCCGACGCCCGCAAGGCGTACGAAGCGCGGGTGCGCGGGACCGGTAACTGA
- a CDS encoding aldehyde dehydrogenase family protein has translation MTNTEPAETGTVRKTAARKPAATKTAPKPAAAAAPQPAAPTEFEVRNPATGELAGTVPIDSAETVAAKVAQLRLHQPEWEAIGADGRKEWLLKLQDWFVDNTDHLADVLQSETGKARIDALIDPAFSIDLTGYYARRAAKFLADEHPSPHSPLARVKSLTRVFRPYPVVGVITPWNFPLAMPVIDVIPALAAGAAVILKPSEVTPLSAMELARAWREIGAPPVLEVVTGAGETGAAVVATVDYVQFTGSTPTGRKIAAACTERMIPYSLELGGKDPAIVLADADLDRAAHGIAFGGLFNAGQVCISVERVYVEAPVYDEFLKKLTAAVKEVRQGVDGREPKYDMGALANEAQANIVQRHVEEAVKQGARLLTGGKRTGVGTLFEPTVLADVDHSMTCMTEETFGPTIPVMKVADEAEAVRLANDSIFGLSASVWSGDKDRAERIARQLNAGAVNINDVFSNMFSFALPMGGWGLSGVGARWGGANGVRKYCRQQAITKPILPTQTKELLWFPYSPTKLAFSLAAMRAAGARGLRRLSVQAVFDTVKGTK, from the coding sequence GTGACCAATACCGAACCCGCCGAGACGGGCACCGTCCGCAAGACCGCGGCGCGGAAGCCCGCGGCAACCAAAACCGCACCGAAACCGGCCGCCGCGGCCGCCCCGCAGCCTGCCGCGCCGACCGAGTTCGAGGTCCGCAATCCCGCGACCGGTGAGCTGGCGGGCACGGTGCCGATCGATTCGGCCGAGACGGTCGCCGCGAAGGTCGCGCAATTGCGCCTGCATCAGCCCGAGTGGGAGGCCATCGGGGCCGACGGCCGCAAGGAGTGGCTGCTGAAATTGCAGGACTGGTTCGTCGACAACACCGATCATCTGGCGGATGTGCTGCAGTCGGAGACCGGCAAGGCGCGCATCGACGCTCTCATCGACCCGGCGTTCTCCATCGACCTCACCGGCTATTACGCCCGCCGGGCCGCGAAATTCCTTGCGGACGAACATCCTTCACCGCACAGCCCGCTCGCCCGGGTGAAGTCGCTGACCCGGGTGTTCCGGCCGTATCCGGTCGTCGGTGTCATCACGCCGTGGAACTTCCCGCTGGCCATGCCGGTCATCGATGTGATCCCGGCGCTCGCCGCGGGCGCCGCCGTCATTCTGAAACCCTCCGAGGTGACACCGCTGTCGGCGATGGAGCTGGCCCGGGCCTGGCGTGAGATCGGTGCGCCGCCGGTGCTGGAGGTGGTCACCGGTGCGGGCGAGACGGGTGCGGCCGTGGTCGCCACCGTCGATTACGTGCAGTTCACCGGCTCCACGCCGACCGGCCGCAAGATCGCCGCGGCCTGCACCGAGCGCATGATTCCGTACAGCCTGGAGCTGGGCGGTAAGGATCCGGCCATTGTGCTCGCGGATGCGGATCTGGATCGGGCCGCGCACGGCATCGCCTTCGGCGGTCTGTTCAATGCCGGTCAGGTCTGCATTTCGGTGGAGCGGGTGTACGTCGAGGCCCCGGTCTACGACGAATTCCTGAAGAAGCTGACCGCCGCCGTGAAGGAGGTCCGCCAGGGCGTCGACGGCCGGGAACCCAAGTACGACATGGGCGCGCTGGCCAACGAGGCGCAGGCGAATATCGTGCAGCGGCATGTCGAGGAGGCTGTGAAGCAGGGCGCGCGGCTGCTCACCGGCGGTAAGCGCACCGGTGTCGGCACGCTGTTCGAGCCGACCGTGCTGGCCGATGTGGATCACTCCATGACCTGTATGACCGAGGAGACCTTCGGCCCGACGATTCCGGTCATGAAGGTCGCCGATGAGGCGGAAGCCGTTCGGCTGGCCAATGATTCGATCTTCGGTCTCTCCGCCTCGGTGTGGAGCGGCGACAAGGATCGCGCGGAACGCATTGCGCGCCAGCTGAATGCGGGCGCGGTGAATATCAACGATGTGTTCTCCAATATGTTCAGCTTCGCGCTGCCCATGGGCGGCTGGGGGCTGTCGGGTGTGGGTGCGCGCTGGGGTGGTGCGAACGGCGTGCGCAAGTACTGCCGGCAGCAGGCCATCACCAAGCCGATCCTGCCCACGCAGACCAAAGAGCTGCTGTGGTTCCCGTATTCGCCGACCAAGCTGGCGTTCTCGCTGGCGGCCATGCGGGCCGCGGGTGCGCGCGGGCTGCGCCGGTTGAGCGTGCAGGCAGTGTTCGACACCGTGAAGGGGACCAAGTAG
- a CDS encoding PucR family transcriptional regulator — MAETSPVVRQWIADFVAETLRTETLEQVITDLDNAIIVRIPELRDRDMRRDLAASTRAHAFEVLSGLTQDRFDYPVPEQAHAFARTIARRGHDVRFLLRVYHVGQEALLEYMTEVVGQGQLPGGIEREVLLRLFDRSTRWISTSVETLTDTYMQERESGLRAALNQRAEIVRALLDGGDLDIELASARLGYRLAQRHLALVLWTEERPGLAPPDGVEDAAGLLDRVATRCALAVGNGSVLAVPSGASALWAWIGLDDDLPDPVLADWPVDAPVRVAVGMPAANVTGFRGSHREAVAARQVAERARPALPRVLHYPEIEVAYLAGTDELAMRALIERELGALAAPDAHSARLRETLHAYLRARRSPDAAAKLLGVHKNTVRYRIQRIEELLGRPLEQRGPRLEIALDCVAVYGV, encoded by the coding sequence ATGGCCGAGACCAGCCCGGTCGTGCGGCAGTGGATCGCCGACTTCGTCGCGGAAACCCTGCGCACCGAGACCCTGGAACAGGTCATCACCGACCTCGACAATGCCATCATCGTCCGCATTCCGGAACTGCGTGACCGGGATATGCGCCGCGATCTCGCCGCCAGCACCCGCGCCCACGCCTTCGAAGTACTCAGCGGGCTCACCCAGGATCGGTTCGACTACCCGGTCCCGGAGCAGGCGCACGCGTTCGCCCGGACCATCGCCCGCCGCGGTCACGATGTGCGCTTCCTGCTGCGGGTCTACCACGTCGGCCAGGAGGCCCTGCTCGAGTACATGACCGAGGTGGTCGGCCAGGGGCAACTGCCCGGCGGTATCGAAAGAGAGGTGCTGCTAAGGCTTTTCGACCGTTCCACCCGCTGGATCAGCACCTCGGTGGAGACCCTCACCGACACCTACATGCAGGAGCGGGAGAGCGGACTGCGCGCCGCCCTCAACCAGCGTGCGGAAATCGTGCGCGCCCTGCTGGACGGCGGCGACCTCGATATCGAACTCGCGTCGGCCCGGCTCGGATACCGGCTCGCGCAACGGCATCTCGCACTGGTGCTGTGGACCGAGGAGCGCCCCGGCCTGGCCCCGCCCGACGGCGTCGAGGATGCGGCCGGACTGCTGGATCGAGTGGCGACCCGGTGCGCGCTCGCGGTGGGCAACGGCAGCGTCCTGGCCGTCCCCTCCGGCGCCTCCGCGCTCTGGGCCTGGATCGGCCTCGACGACGACCTCCCGGACCCCGTGCTGGCCGACTGGCCGGTGGACGCGCCCGTCCGAGTGGCGGTCGGCATGCCCGCGGCGAACGTGACCGGATTCCGCGGCAGCCACCGCGAGGCGGTCGCCGCCCGGCAGGTCGCCGAACGCGCCCGGCCCGCCCTGCCGCGAGTCCTGCACTATCCGGAGATCGAAGTGGCCTATCTGGCCGGAACCGACGAGCTCGCCATGCGGGCGCTCATCGAACGGGAACTGGGCGCGCTCGCGGCGCCCGACGCGCACTCCGCACGCCTGCGCGAAACCCTGCACGCCTATTTGCGGGCGCGGCGCAGTCCGGATGCTGCCGCGAAACTACTGGGCGTGCACAAGAACACCGTGCGGTACCGAATTCAGCGCATAGAAGAACTACTCGGGCGCCCCCTCGAACAACGCGGCCCGCGCCTGGAAATCGCGCTCGACTGCGTCGCCGTCTACGGCGTCTAG
- a CDS encoding DUF2277 domain-containing protein translates to MCRNITILRGLEPAATEQEIYAAAQEFVRKVSGVSGLTTATKPAVDKAVEAIAAATTQLLAELPDRQLPPQSEPPLRRIAARGAALDEDAS, encoded by the coding sequence ATGTGTAGAAATATCACCATCCTGCGTGGGCTGGAGCCAGCCGCTACGGAGCAGGAAATCTACGCGGCGGCGCAGGAATTCGTGCGCAAGGTCAGTGGCGTCTCGGGTTTGACCACGGCGACGAAACCAGCGGTCGACAAGGCGGTGGAGGCCATTGCGGCAGCCACCACCCAGCTGCTGGCGGAGTTGCCCGATCGCCAGCTGCCACCGCAGTCAGAGCCGCCGCTGCGCCGGATCGCCGCCCGGGGCGCCGCCCTCGACGAGGATGCGAGTTAG
- a CDS encoding DUF1266 domain-containing protein, protein MPARDVPTLTTFPYPELDQREDDHWSGAQVSDDELRALALGGFYSARWDAFHDALLLGPEREHPLGDRRELAIDTLTGAWGITDGTEAMASMEQLLEGMHSPLYSLVHPLVMAGINSPERDRFGERADRHRAFLRQVGSFRGMENPEALVRDYDIWSQAIKLGLTEHLVRPLPTDIQAWDLARVVAVSRMAYTAGYLEANVAWDYLMRALPLAQRKYRNWRQFGDAYLAGWTYWQACEDLAELKSGGVDRRMELLRLWMRPTSPWRRIELQAEEVPEPED, encoded by the coding sequence ATGCCCGCCCGCGACGTGCCCACGCTGACGACCTTCCCCTACCCGGAGCTCGACCAGCGCGAGGACGACCACTGGTCGGGCGCGCAGGTTTCCGACGACGAATTGCGCGCTCTGGCGCTGGGCGGTTTCTACTCCGCCCGCTGGGACGCCTTCCACGACGCCCTGCTGCTCGGCCCCGAACGCGAACATCCCCTCGGCGATCGCCGCGAACTCGCCATCGACACCCTCACCGGCGCCTGGGGCATCACCGACGGCACCGAGGCCATGGCATCCATGGAGCAACTGCTGGAGGGCATGCACTCGCCGCTCTACTCGCTGGTGCATCCGCTCGTCATGGCCGGGATCAACTCCCCTGAACGCGACCGCTTCGGCGAGCGCGCCGACCGGCATCGCGCCTTCCTGCGTCAGGTCGGCTCGTTCCGCGGGATGGAGAATCCCGAAGCCCTGGTCCGCGATTACGACATCTGGTCCCAGGCCATCAAACTCGGCCTCACCGAACATCTGGTCCGCCCGCTGCCCACCGATATCCAAGCCTGGGATCTCGCCCGCGTGGTCGCGGTGAGCCGCATGGCCTATACGGCCGGCTATCTGGAAGCGAACGTCGCCTGGGACTACCTCATGCGCGCCCTGCCGCTCGCACAGCGCAAATACCGCAACTGGCGGCAATTCGGTGATGCCTACCTGGCCGGCTGGACCTACTGGCAGGCCTGCGAGGACCTCGCCGAACTCAAATCCGGCGGCGTCGACCGCCGCATGGAACTCCTGCGCCTCTGGATGCGACCGACCAGCCCCTGGCGCCGCATCGAACTGCAGGCGGAGGAAGTGCCGGAGCCCGAGGACTAG
- the ftsH gene encoding ATP-dependent zinc metalloprotease FtsH, with protein MNRKTVFRNLAIVAGFLLVIYLVSYFSNDTRGWKSVDTSVALSQLQDKSNVDSVQIDDKEQQLRITLKNGNDATGGDKKIIAKYPGGGEISQQVFQAAQNSGAKVNTSVKQDSWLSQILLFMLPMVILLGLFIFVMSRMQGGGRGGMMGFGKSKAKQLSKDMPKTTFGDVAGADEAVEELYEIKDFLQQPARYQALGAKIPKGVLLYGPPGTGKTLLARAVAGEAGVPFFTISGSDFVEMFVGVGASRVRDLFEQAKQNAPCIIFVDEIDAVGRQRGAGLGGGHDEREQTLNQLLVEMDGFGERTGVIIIAATNRPDILDPALLRPGRFDRQIPVSNPDLAGRRAILRVHSAGKPVAPDADLDGLAKRTVGMSGADLANVLNEAALLTAREHGTVITGASLEESVDRVIGGPRRKSRIISEHEKKITAYHEAGHTLAAWAMPDIEPVYKVTILARGRTGGHAMTVPEDDKGLMTRSEMIARLVMAMGGRAAEELVFHEPTTGASSDIDQATKIAKAMVTEYGMSARLGAVRYGEEQGDPFLGRSMGTNSNYSHEVAREIDEEVRNLIEAAHTEAWAVLNDYRDELDALATALLERETLHRKDLEVVLATIEKRPRITAFNDFGGRTPSDRPPVKTPRELATERGEPWPEEPVRPVVPVGQPANGYPADPSYPAAQPQYGGYPAAPAPVGYPLPQQPRHGGTHGSRPDYGAPAGWSAPGWPPQEDDPQAQQGGGAQQPRQAYGGWAPAGGQRYQPGQPGYSQPGYGQPEYPSGQQPAAEDENSEWDGPNGRR; from the coding sequence ATGAACCGCAAGACTGTGTTCCGCAACCTGGCCATAGTCGCGGGCTTCCTGCTCGTGATCTACCTGGTCAGCTACTTCAGCAACGACACGCGCGGCTGGAAGAGCGTCGACACGTCGGTGGCGCTCTCTCAGCTTCAAGACAAGTCCAACGTCGACTCGGTTCAGATCGACGATAAAGAGCAGCAGCTGCGCATCACGCTGAAGAACGGCAATGATGCCACCGGCGGTGACAAGAAGATCATCGCGAAGTATCCCGGCGGCGGTGAGATCTCTCAACAGGTCTTCCAAGCCGCACAGAATTCGGGTGCGAAGGTCAACACTTCCGTCAAACAGGATTCCTGGCTGAGCCAGATTCTCCTGTTCATGCTGCCCATGGTGATTTTGCTGGGCTTGTTCATCTTCGTGATGTCCCGCATGCAGGGCGGTGGCCGCGGCGGCATGATGGGCTTCGGTAAATCGAAGGCCAAACAGCTGTCGAAAGATATGCCCAAGACCACCTTCGGTGATGTCGCGGGCGCCGACGAGGCCGTCGAAGAGCTCTACGAAATCAAGGACTTCCTGCAGCAGCCGGCCCGCTACCAGGCCCTCGGCGCGAAAATCCCGAAGGGTGTGCTGCTCTACGGCCCGCCCGGCACCGGTAAGACCCTGTTGGCCCGTGCGGTCGCGGGTGAGGCCGGTGTCCCGTTCTTCACCATCTCCGGTTCGGACTTCGTCGAGATGTTCGTCGGTGTCGGCGCCTCCCGGGTGCGCGACCTGTTCGAGCAGGCCAAGCAGAATGCCCCCTGCATTATTTTCGTCGACGAGATCGACGCGGTCGGCCGCCAGCGCGGCGCCGGCCTCGGCGGTGGCCACGACGAACGTGAGCAGACGCTGAATCAGCTGCTGGTCGAGATGGACGGCTTCGGTGAGCGCACCGGTGTCATCATCATCGCCGCGACCAACCGGCCCGACATCCTGGATCCGGCGCTGCTGCGTCCGGGCCGCTTCGATCGTCAGATCCCGGTCAGCAATCCGGATCTCGCAGGTCGCCGCGCGATCCTGCGGGTGCATTCGGCCGGTAAGCCGGTCGCGCCCGATGCCGATCTGGACGGTCTGGCCAAGCGCACGGTCGGCATGTCCGGCGCTGATCTGGCGAACGTGCTCAACGAGGCCGCGCTGTTGACGGCCCGCGAGCACGGGACCGTCATCACCGGCGCGTCGCTCGAGGAGTCGGTGGATCGCGTGATCGGCGGCCCGCGCCGCAAATCCCGCATCATCAGCGAGCACGAGAAGAAGATCACCGCGTACCACGAGGCCGGGCACACCCTGGCCGCCTGGGCGATGCCCGATATCGAGCCGGTCTACAAGGTCACCATCCTGGCCCGCGGTCGCACCGGCGGCCACGCCATGACGGTGCCCGAGGACGACAAGGGCCTGATGACGCGCTCGGAGATGATCGCCCGCCTGGTCATGGCCATGGGTGGTCGCGCGGCCGAGGAACTGGTGTTCCACGAGCCGACCACCGGTGCGTCCTCGGATATCGACCAGGCCACCAAGATCGCGAAGGCGATGGTCACCGAGTACGGCATGAGTGCCCGCCTCGGTGCGGTGCGCTACGGCGAGGAGCAGGGCGACCCGTTCCTGGGCCGGTCCATGGGCACCAACTCGAACTATTCGCACGAGGTGGCCCGCGAGATCGACGAGGAGGTGCGCAACCTCATCGAGGCCGCGCACACCGAGGCGTGGGCGGTGCTCAACGATTACCGCGATGAGCTCGACGCCCTCGCCACCGCACTGCTCGAGCGCGAGACCCTGCACCGCAAGGATCTCGAGGTTGTGCTCGCCACCATCGAAAAGCGGCCGCGCATCACCGCTTTCAACGATTTCGGTGGACGCACCCCCTCGGACCGCCCGCCGGTGAAGACTCCGCGCGAGCTGGCCACCGAACGCGGCGAGCCGTGGCCGGAGGAGCCGGTGCGCCCGGTCGTTCCGGTCGGGCAGCCCGCCAACGGTTATCCGGCGGATCCGAGCTATCCGGCCGCGCAACCGCAGTACGGCGGTTATCCGGCCGCGCCCGCACCGGTGGGCTATCCGCTGCCGCAGCAACCGCGGCACGGTGGCACGCACGGTTCGCGTCCGGATTACGGCGCTCCGGCCGGTTGGTCGGCGCCGGGCTGGCCTCCGCAGGAGGACGACCCGCAGGCGCAGCAGGGTGGCGGCGCACAGCAGCCGCGGCAGGCCTACGGCGGCTGGGCTCCGGCCGGCGGGCAGCGGTATCAGCCCGGGCAGCCGGGGTACTCGCAGCCGGGCTACGGCCAGCCGGAGTACCCGTCCGGGCAGCAGCCTGCTGCCGAGGACGAGAACAGCGAATGGGACGGACCGAACGGGCGTCGCTGA
- the folE gene encoding GTP cyclohydrolase I FolE: protein MSANSRVVSGPIALDTGRPFDQARAEAAVRELLIAVGENPDRPGLAETPARVARAYSEMFAGLYTEPDSVLNTTFDEGHQELVLVRDIPMFSTCEHHLVAFHGVAHVGYIPGAHGRVTGLSKLARLVDLYAKRPQVQERLTSQVADAIMRKLDPRGAIVVIEAEHLCMAMRGIRKPGASTTTSAVRGLLQTNASSRSEALDLILRK from the coding sequence TTGTCGGCCAACAGCCGTGTCGTCTCCGGCCCGATCGCACTCGATACCGGCCGGCCGTTCGATCAGGCGCGGGCAGAGGCTGCCGTTCGCGAACTGCTGATCGCGGTGGGCGAGAATCCGGATCGGCCCGGATTGGCGGAGACCCCCGCGCGCGTCGCGCGGGCCTACAGCGAGATGTTCGCCGGTCTCTACACCGAACCGGACTCGGTGCTCAACACCACGTTCGACGAGGGGCATCAGGAACTGGTGCTGGTGCGCGACATCCCCATGTTCTCCACCTGTGAGCATCATCTGGTGGCCTTCCACGGGGTGGCGCACGTCGGCTACATCCCGGGTGCGCACGGCCGGGTGACCGGACTGTCCAAGCTGGCCCGCCTGGTGGATCTCTACGCCAAGCGCCCGCAGGTGCAGGAGCGGCTCACCAGTCAGGTCGCCGATGCCATCATGCGCAAGCTGGATCCGCGCGGCGCGATCGTCGTGATCGAGGCCGAGCATCTGTGCATGGCGATGCGCGGTATCCGTAAGCCCGGCGCCAGTACCACCACCTCGGCGGTGCGCGGGCTGCTGCAGACCAATGCGTCCTCGCGCTCCGAGGCCCTGGACCTCATTCTGCGGAAGTGA
- the folP gene encoding dihydropteroate synthase — protein sequence MTESGSRGAQLVVPRGGRSCVVMGVVNVTADSFSDGGRYLDVGAAVAHGRRLYDMGADIIDVGGESTRPGATRVDPDTEAERVTPVIRELVSLGVPTSVDTMRARVAEAAVAAGASVVNDVSGGRADADMAKVVAAAGVPWILMHWRAGANYHHTGAADHYENVVTEVLAELRAQVDLAVAAGVDPGKLVLDPGLGFAKNAGHNWELLGALPQFVATGLPILIGASRKRFLGSLLADADTPRPPDGREVATATISALTAEHGGWGVRVHDVRASLDAIAVNDAWRNAARRAAARNPVDRWTWTNPRSASGGPGSAQGEQL from the coding sequence ATGACCGAAAGCGGTTCGCGGGGGGCACAACTGGTGGTTCCCCGTGGCGGCCGCTCCTGCGTCGTGATGGGTGTCGTGAACGTCACCGCGGATTCGTTCTCCGACGGCGGCCGCTACCTGGATGTGGGTGCGGCCGTCGCGCACGGCCGGCGGCTCTACGACATGGGCGCCGACATCATCGATGTCGGCGGTGAATCCACCCGGCCCGGCGCCACCCGCGTGGATCCGGACACCGAGGCGGAGCGGGTGACCCCGGTGATTCGCGAGCTGGTGTCGCTCGGGGTGCCGACCAGCGTGGACACCATGCGCGCCCGGGTGGCCGAGGCCGCCGTCGCGGCCGGGGCGTCCGTGGTGAACGACGTCTCCGGTGGTCGCGCCGATGCCGATATGGCGAAAGTTGTTGCCGCGGCCGGTGTTCCGTGGATTCTCATGCACTGGCGGGCCGGGGCGAACTATCACCACACCGGCGCTGCCGACCATTACGAGAATGTGGTCACCGAGGTGCTCGCGGAATTGCGCGCGCAGGTCGATCTGGCCGTCGCGGCCGGGGTCGATCCGGGCAAGCTGGTGCTGGATCCGGGCCTGGGTTTCGCCAAGAACGCCGGCCACAATTGGGAATTGCTCGGTGCGCTACCGCAATTCGTGGCGACCGGCCTGCCGATCCTGATCGGCGCCTCACGCAAACGCTTCCTGGGATCGCTGCTGGCCGACGCCGATACGCCGCGTCCGCCCGACGGCCGGGAGGTCGCCACCGCCACTATTTCCGCCCTGACCGCCGAGCACGGCGGCTGGGGTGTGCGGGTGCACGATGTGCGCGCCTCGCTCGATGCGATCGCGGTCAACGATGCCTGGCGCAATGCTGCCCGACGGGCGGCGGCGCGCAATCCGGTGGACAGATGGACATGGACGAATCCCCGGTCCGCGTCCGGCGGGCCGGGAAGTGCACAGGGAGAACAACTGTGA
- the folB gene encoding dihydroneopterin aldolase codes for MSTDRIELRGLRVFGHHGVFDFEKRDGQEFLVDVTLWTDFSAAVKSDDVADTVHYGELADQVVRIVSGEPRDLIETVVSEIADEVMNDPRIQAVEVVLHKPSAPIPHTFEDVRVVTSRRRTGLEQSVEE; via the coding sequence GTGAGCACCGATCGGATCGAACTGCGCGGACTGCGCGTCTTCGGCCACCACGGCGTCTTCGACTTCGAGAAGCGGGACGGCCAGGAGTTCCTGGTGGACGTGACGCTCTGGACGGATTTCTCGGCCGCCGTGAAATCCGATGACGTCGCCGACACCGTGCACTACGGCGAACTGGCCGATCAGGTGGTGCGAATCGTCTCGGGCGAACCGCGGGATCTGATCGAGACGGTGGTGTCCGAGATCGCCGACGAGGTGATGAACGACCCGCGAATTCAGGCTGTGGAAGTGGTGCTGCACAAGCCTTCCGCACCGATTCCGCATACCTTCGAGGATGTCCGGGTGGTCACGTCCCGTCGCCGGACGGGGCTCGAGCAAAGCGTGGAGGAGTAG
- the folK gene encoding 2-amino-4-hydroxy-6-hydroxymethyldihydropteridine diphosphokinase, with the protein MSRVVLSIGSNLGDRLAHLRSVIEALRPRLLAVSSVYSTPPWGGVPQQDYLNAVLIAEDPNLEPSDWLRVGQELEQAAERVREVRWGARTLDVDIVWAAQHRRDGEVPCRSADPTLTLPHPQAQHRAFVLVPWLEVEPEAALEVTAGVPQLLRELLAALDAAEVDGVRRTEHTLGWPA; encoded by the coding sequence GTGAGCCGGGTAGTCCTGTCGATCGGATCGAACCTCGGTGATCGGCTCGCGCATCTGCGCAGCGTGATCGAGGCGCTGCGGCCGCGCCTGCTGGCGGTGTCCTCGGTGTACTCGACGCCGCCGTGGGGCGGTGTGCCGCAGCAGGACTACCTGAATGCCGTACTGATCGCCGAGGATCCGAATCTGGAGCCCAGTGATTGGCTGCGGGTGGGCCAGGAGCTGGAGCAGGCCGCCGAGCGGGTGCGTGAGGTTCGCTGGGGCGCACGCACTCTCGATGTGGATATCGTCTGGGCCGCGCAGCACCGCCGCGACGGTGAGGTGCCCTGCCGCAGTGCCGACCCGACCCTGACGCTGCCGCACCCGCAGGCGCAGCATCGCGCCTTCGTCCTGGTGCCGTGGCTGGAGGTGGAGCCCGAGGCCGCGCTGGAGGTGACCGCCGGTGTCCCGCAGCTGCTGCGCGAGCTGCTCGCCGCACTGGATGCCGCCGAGGTCGACGGGGTGCGCCGCACCGAGCACACGCTGGGCTGGCCCGCGTGA
- a CDS encoding DUF3180 domain-containing protein, which translates to MKPTRILDLCANVALAAVVAWIATNVAYSSFPPISVFSGASLLPVAVLEVVLAFVIRSRVENRGIGPGSGQLHPITAARAVALAKASGQVGSLVGGIWLGFLIWLLPQRPEIRAAASDTPGAVVGLIAGLVLVAAALWLEYCCRAPIDPPDEAATS; encoded by the coding sequence GTGAAGCCGACTCGCATCCTGGATCTGTGTGCGAATGTGGCGCTGGCGGCCGTGGTCGCCTGGATCGCGACCAATGTGGCGTATTCGAGCTTTCCGCCCATCTCGGTGTTCTCGGGGGCGTCGCTGCTGCCGGTGGCCGTGCTGGAGGTGGTGCTGGCGTTCGTGATTCGGTCCCGGGTGGAGAACCGGGGGATCGGGCCGGGATCGGGGCAGTTGCATCCGATCACGGCGGCACGGGCGGTGGCCCTGGCGAAGGCCTCGGGGCAGGTGGGGTCGCTGGTGGGCGGTATCTGGCTGGGTTTCCTGATCTGGCTGCTGCCGCAGCGCCCGGAAATACGGGCGGCGGCCTCGGACACGCCCGGTGCGGTCGTCGGCCTGATCGCGGGTCTGGTGCTGGTCGCGGCGGCGCTGTGGCTGGAATATTGCTGTCGGGCGCCGATCGATCCGCCCGATGAGGCAGCTACCTCATAG